The segment cctttcatacacggagtaatttctgttcgttttaagttttaatgtcactccttactttcagttaaaaaaacctagtttttattttatttaacataatgAGAAACGGCTAATTACCTAGAGTATATCATGTAGGTAGTTCAAATTAGCAAAAGGTATCCAACGATCATGTCTATCAACTTGTATTAATAGTATGAATTAAATCAAGTTGTAAGTTGTATCCAAAGAAATCGCTAATCAGTTAAAACAAAGCAAGTAtagttactaaaaatatttaaaaagaaccaTGAAAGAGAGCCTTAAGGCTCTAGAATATCCAATTTCacttccaaaaatattctttagCTAGTATTGCTATTAACAAGGACAGTCACAAGCTACTTTTCACTCTTTCAATATGAAGTTTTTGGAATAATTATCCATTTGTTACCgctactattttttatttgctaGATGCCTATTTTTTGTCCTGATGTAAAGAATGTTCTTTAATATACAATACTACTGACAATGAAGGTCATGAGTTCCTTCCTGCTTTTTCAAAGCGGAGTCTTCACAATTATTTACCATTTCTTCTCGTTTTACTATTCATCATTTGATGTTCCAAATTTTTGTGCCCTTCTCTCGACAGTACTTTCTTTCTTGGAATGCTAGTGACAATGACAACCGTGGCTTATGTTCACTTTCTTAATGCAGgtttttgatattatttaacatttaaaatctatatctatattGTTTGTAgcatattattttgttgtaatAAACAAAATGGAAATTCTTCGTTTGGCCAAGAAaagtacaatatatatatatatatatatatatatatatatatatatatatatatatatacatatatatatattaatatgcaaatagaTTTGCATAATATGcaaatctaaaaaaggaaaaataacgTTCTCTGCTTCCTTGTTAAAAAGCTGTAATTTGTGTTACTCGAGTTTTTGGCTAGaattacttaaaatttattgtttaaatttgctagctaaaattttattttgttaatatttgagGATAGGAATCCCCCTTTTCAACAAattatattcttttgttatttccgtattgaagaaaggaaaaattgaGGTCAGGTCTTTTcagcaaatatttttaaattgataaagAATTTAGGTGCTAAAGACTTACTGTTTCGGAATTGTTTGTTAGAACTGTTATTAATCAACTTTTTagttaaaactatttaaacttaatgtttaaattatttagctaaaaaaattttaattaatagttAAAGGAATCCcccttttcaacaatttttatttttatttttgccatatTGAAGGaaaacattttcatttgaaGTTGAAATGGTCCCAGGACCtctcagttgaattttttgtaattgATGTTGAATTTAAGCATTAAAGCCAAACATTTTCTAGTTGTAACGTAAGCTATTTGACTTCTCGGAATACCAGGTGTGGTTGTCATTATTTTGGTGCAAAACAAATGCTTatgcccccccctccccacaaaaaacaacaaaaaacacgcTATAGTCATTTGTctccaaaaaaatgcaaattttcccttttttcaatagGAGTTTAAAGCCTCATGCTCAGACAGGGTATACGGATTCGCAAAGTGTAAATAGTAGTTCATACCCGTGTCAGTAAGCCAAAGCAAGGTAGTAGACCCCATAGAGGAACAGAAAGCTTGTCTAcaagtttgaattaaaatcaaattgccATCAAGCCAATTGAAGTAAATCCGAGACAAATAGTCTCaatgagaggcaaagctggcataagcctttttcagaattgcataaaaatgatatcattttcacttgttgatagatactCAATCATCCATCGATCCCTAAGACAGAACTATAAGATAGATAGTCACAGTTCTGAAGGCTGATCAATATATTTGGGTTGGCTCATGACTGACAATATCtactggacttgtatgcaaaacgTGGGACTGAATTTACTTGGGCTCATAGGCGAGCAAGTGACCTTGCCCGTTTAGAGTCTTAGGCGAACTATCGTGTTTATTGGAATTGATACATGACCAACAAGTCCCCTGGACTCGCAGTCGAGATGAAAAACAGCTCTGAAAAGCTTATTAACATTTCAGATTACCAGACATGATTATTTTGTTTGGTGCAGAGCATATACCAGTGCTGGATAAATAACAAATATGAAATTCCGCATTGCAGAGCTTGAGACCTCTGCAATAGGGCtctttcaaaaattgaatttgatagTGTAACTTTTGTCCAGATCATTCACCCTTTCGagtattttgctatttttttttaaatggggcaaattttcttagccCTCTAGCaattagtagatagactataatgaattttaataagcTACTGAATTTTACACATTTACAATCATAGTAAAACGCCAATTCTTTTTCATTCaacaaaaatgtaataaaaaaaggtattaaattaaataaaaacacgtttttccgactaaaaataaggagtaacattaaaactttgaaagaacatagattattccatatatgataGGGACTACCCCTTTCTTAGCCTtggctgtttacgctaaagtcttaaagttcttaaaaacacttctcaataaaattcaacggcccttgtgtttgtgtagtttttcttaaagaattgtgacataaagtcaaactttagaaagaagagcaagggttgaaaaaagtttagcaCTTCTCATATGCGAGATAATgactgttcgtttttaagttttaatgttggtccttactttcagttaaaaaaataggatttttttttaaatttaatttctcaccacttttcaaatcatgccaagAAATCTAATTCCCTCCCCCATCCGTGTAAAATACCTCCGGAAAAATTCATTCCTGGCAAAAATATATTCCTGATAGATTTCTATTCCTGATGATTCCTGATAAATCACAACCTTTTTCGCAGGGGCTCTGGGGTCCCTTatcgtccccaaaggcatagttactggaaatttcaactatactgaattgaatggctatctcaaaattttgatcgaatattTTATGAGGAAAAGGTGCCATGGGAGGAGGGATAGTTGCCTTccatctttttggtcactcaaaaagggtgcaagaacttttgattttcgttcGAACAAGCCCTATCCCAATACcttaggaccattggttcgatactaTAACCactgggtaaaaaaaacaacaaataattacACGGGTGTCgccttttttctggcaaaaaaaaattccacattagtgtagataggagcttgaaacataaGGCGATCATACAGATagccccttttttgaaaaccaCGTGGCTTTTCTTGGGTAGCATAAAATTTAATGAGTTTTATATATGTGGAATTAGCGTATAATATCAGttattttgatgtacctattgtactcaaagtcttgttttctagagtttcggttactattggtcCGAGTCACTAATTGCTTACAGCACTTAGTCTTATTACGAACcactttaccacgaactgtttgatgaatcGTCATTAAAACTCTTTCTTCAGTATAGGGGTTCGGAACCAGTCTTTCTACTCAGGTTGATTtgtgttttaaataaataattgttgCCAAAGTAGCACCGCCTCTTGCCACAATCAAAGTTTTTGTCAGAAAAGTTTGTAAGCAGCCAGATTTATTCCTTCCACTTGTTTAAACTTATTTCATTCAAGGAGAGGAGGTAATTGCCCTCAATTACCTCCTATGGGACCCCTATTACCCCCTATGGGAAATATTTAGCCCTTGTTTTGTGTGATCTTATAAGATAATATTTGTAGTTTGTGCTTTTATATAATTTAGCTCAATGGATTAAGATCTTCTGAATGTGATTATATGCGGCTGTGTTTTCTAATAGATCTTCGGAACCAGTCtttcacgaactgtttgatgtatcGTCATTAAAACtccttttttagtattattttctattatatcCCGAATCGCTGCTTACTTATAGCTCTTTTgtactgtttgaaaaatctcagatgagaaaagaaaacttacagcataaaatgtatttttgataCAGTCTGAAAAGCTGAAAAAGGCTCTTCTCTTCTCTTCTCTTCTCTTCTCAGAAGAAGAAACCTCTATTTTATTGAGCTCTTTCACCCTGGTACTGCACtaagtttttggttttatgtTTGTATTTCAACTAATTTTCTTATTGCTATTTTTGGTATTGCTGCACTTTCAATATTGCTAGCAGTTTCTACTTCTTCTTATAactatactaaataaaaaaaatagcttttttttaactgcaagtaaggagcgacattaaaacttaaaaccaacagaaattattccgtatatgaaaaggattGTCccgtcctcaacgccttgctctttacgctaaagtttgactctttgtcacaactctactttttaaaacaataaaaaaaactttagcgtaaagagcgaggcgttgaggaggggactaccccttttACATCcgaaataatttatgtgcattttaagttttaatgtcactccttacttgcagttaaaaaaccttgattttttaaaatttaatttctgaacatttttgaattaatccatgttttgattttggctcactgcacatgaataaataaaacgaaaattgcatattttttttttttgctacatggctttctcatagctctATTCGGacgatttcgaaaaaaaggggcggaggaggaggcctagctgccctccaatttttgtttacttaaaaacacaactagatttttattttttttttacaaatgtttttgttagtaataaacatacgtaccttacgaattaacttacgtaacgaaattctatatttgtttattttcattgcgtatatgagagggttctccccctcgtcaataccttggtctttacaccaaagcttgaattttgtcccaaatctttaagaaagatccctgaatcacaaaggccgtagaataaacagttgaaattactaaaaatactttagtgtaaagagcaaggtattgtagaggagacgaactcccttatatatgtatatatcttatgttcgttttaagttttaatgctgctcattactcccagttgaaaaaacttttttttatttattttgtcattgtttttttttaaataatgctagaaaatcctgcgcccaattcatggaaattctcttgcctcatgataaattcctccatggagagatcctcccacgtaacggaaaaaatgtgcgtgggagggtacttatctgccctccaatttttcggtcacttaaaaagggcactagaaattttaatttccgtttgaatgagctctcttgcaacattctaggaccactgggttgatacgatcacccctgaaaaaaaaacaacaaaaacatataaacaaacaaatgaacacgcatccgtgatctgtcttctggaaaaaaaatacaaaactccacgtttttgtagataggagcatgaaacttcttcagtagagttctctgatacgctgaatctgatggtgtgatttttgttcagattctatgacttttagggtgcgtttctccctattttctaaaataagacaaattttctcaggctcgtaatttttgatgggtaacttttgatgaaacttatatatttaaaatcagtattaaaatacatttcttttaaggtaacttttggtatcaaaaattccggtttttagagtttcggttactgttaaGCTGGGTCGCTCGTcactacggttcgttaccacgaactgtttgattgaggCGCTGTAGATTTTCTCTTAGTTCAGTTTCTATTTTCAGGATTCAGGCTCAAGCTTTCCTCGGTTCATATAGAACTAGAAATTTCActtcaaaaatattctttagcTAGTATTGCTATTAACAAGGACAGTCACAAGCTACTTTTCACTCTTTCAATATGAACTTTTTGGATTAACCATCCATTTATTACTGTTACCGTTTTTATTTGCTAGATACCTATtttttgtcctgatttaaaGAATGTTCTTTGATATACAATACTACTGACAATGAAGGTCATGAGTTCCTTCCTGCTTTTTCAAAGCGGAGTTTTCACAATTATTTACCATTTCTTCTCGTTTTACTATTCATCATTTGATGTTCCAAATTTTTGTGCCCTTCTCTCGACAGTACTTTCTTTCTTGGAATGCTAATGACAAGGACAACCATGGTTTATGTTCACTTTCTTAATACAggtttttcatattatttaccatttaaaatctGTATCTATATTGCATGTAGCATATTATTTTGTTGcaataaacaaaatagaaattctTCGTTTGGCCAAGAAACgtacactatatatatatatatatatatatatatatatatatatatatatatatatatatatatatatatatatatatatgtggtaTATTTTCGACATAGTATAcaaatctaaaaaaggaaagtaaCGTCCTCTGCTTCCTTGTTAAAAAGCTAGAATTTGTATTGCTCGAGTTTTtggccaaaattatttaaaatttattgtttaaattttttagctaaaatttttttatgttaatatttGAGGATAAGAATCCCCCTTTTCAACAAATTATATTCCTTATTATTTCCGTGTTGAAGAAAAGGAATCTTATTTGAAGTTAAATTGAGGTCAAGTCTTTTCAGCAAATACTTTTATATTGATGATGAATTTAGGTGCTAAAGACTCACTGTTTCGGAATTGTTTGTTAGAACTGTTATTACTCGAatttatagttaaaaatatttaaacttaatgtttaaattatttagctaaaattttgttaattaatagttaaagataggaatccGCCTTTTcaccaaattttatttatttttttcatttttgccgTATATTGAAGGaaaacattttcatttgaaGTTGAAATGGTCCCCGGACCTCTCAGttggattttttaaattgatgttGAATTTAAGTATTAAAGCCAAACATTTTCTGGTTGTAACGCAAGCTATTTGACTTCTCGGAATACCAGATGTGGTTTTTGATTACGATTTGATTGAGATTTTGGTGCGAAGCAAATACTtataccccaccccccaaaaaaacaaaaaaaacgcgTCTATGGTCATTTGTGTCCGAAAAAATGCAAgttttgcccttttttcaaTAGGAGTTTAAAGCCGCATGCTCAGACAGGGTATACGGATTCGCAAAGTGTAAGTAATAGTTCATACCCGTGTCAGTAAGCCAAAGCAAGGTAATATACCCCATAGAGGAACAGAAAGATTGTCTAcaagtttgaattaaaatcaagttgccatcaagcCACGGCTAATTGAAGTAAATCCGAGACAAATAGTCTCAATGTGAGGCAAAGCTGGTATAAGCCTTTTACAGATTTGCATGAAAATGatatcattttcacttgttgatagatagtcaaTCATCCATCGATCCTTGAGGGCAGAACtataaggtagatagtcatagttCTGAAGGATGATCGATATATTTGGGTTGGCTCATGACTGACAATatccactggacttgtatgcaaagCGTGGGACTGAATTTACTTGGGTTCATAGGCGAGCAAGTGACCTTGCCCGCTTAGAGTCTCAGGCAAACTCTCGTATTTTTTGGAATTGACATAGGACCAAAAAGTCCCCTGGACTCGCAGCCGAGATGAAAAACAGCTCTGAAAAGCTTATTAACATTTCAGATTACCagacatatttattttgttgggTGTAGAGCATATACCAGTgctggataaataaaaaatatgaaattccgcATTGCAGAGCTTGAGACCTCTGCAATAGGGCTCTTCCAAAGGTtaaatttgattgattttttagtattggttaaaaaatatgatattccGCATTGCAGAGCTTGAGACCTCTGTAATAGGGCTCTTTCAAAAGTTGAATTTGATAGTGTAACTTTTGTCCAGATCATTCACCCTTTAGAGtattttgctacttttttttaaatggggcaaattttcttagccCTGTAGCTATTAGTAGATGGactaatgaattttaataagcTACTAAATTTTACACATTTAAAATCATAGTAAAATGCCAATTCTTTTTCATTCaacaaaaatgtgttaaaaaaaatgttaaattaaagaaaaacacatttttcgactaaaaataaggagcaaaattaaaactttgaaagaacATAGACTATTCCATATATGATAGGGACTACCCCTTCCTTAACCTtggctgtttacgctaaagagttaaagttcttaaaaacacttctcaataaaattcaacggccattgtgtttgagtagtttttcttaaaaaattgtgacAGAAAGTCAAGCTTTAGAAAGAAAAGCAAGGGTTGAAAAAGGGTAGCACTTTTCATGTGCGAGACaatctctgatcgtttttaagttttaatgttgctccattctttcagttaaaaaaataggatttgaaaaaatttaatttctcaccatttttcaaatcatgccaggaaatctaATTCCCTCCCCCATCCGTGTAAAATTCCTCCTGAAAAATTTATTCCTGGCGAGAATTTATTCCTGATAAATTTCTATTCCTGATGATTCCTGATtaatgtttcccaataacaaacacgATACGCAAACAACGAGCAAATTCTGTAAATCACAACCTGTTTCGCAGAGGCACTGAGGTGCCTTatcgtccccaaaggcatagttactggaactttcaactattctaaattgaatggctatctcaaaatttgatcggatATTTTATGAGGAAAAGGGGCCATGGGAGGAGGGATAGTTGCCTTCCctctttttggtcactcaaaaagggtgcaagaacttttgattttcgttgGAACAAGCCCTATCTCAATCTcttaggaccattggttcgatactaTAACCACCGGGGAAATAAAAAGtacaacaacaaataattacACGGGTGTCGCCTTTTTTCTCAGATGAGAAAAGAAAACTTACAGCattcaatgtatttttgatACAGTCTGAAAAGCTGAAAAGAGACATTGCTGTCATACaccttctttttgaaaaataactacaATTCTCTGACTTATTTTTGTAACGTATTGTCTTAAGCCAAATTATTCCTTgtctcagaagaaaaaaaaggcctCACCCTTTGAGAATCATTCCTAAAGCATTAAATTTCCTGATTGTCAGACATTGTGCTATTTTAAGCAACTATTTTTAAGCAAGGCTCTTGTATGTGAATTTTTTAGCCAGCAAAAAGAACGCGAGGTTTTTAACTCATaacgatatttaaaataagttttctgtctcTCTGTATGGTGTATATGCCATTTTTTTGCGTCAACTTACTAAAACGGGTACGAAGTGCTACTTATATTTTTCGAATCAACAGACCAAGACAACCAAAGCAATCGTTTACCATTCTGCATGCAACGTCATATAATGCAACGTTTTTGTTTTTCGGCGTTtcatgtctcaaaatttgactttttaaacatttctaaaaatttggaaaaaaaaagtaaaataaaaacatttttcgcTCAAAGAAAGGCTGtaaaaaagttgaaagttgAAATGTGTGAAACTTGTTAtgtcatattattttattttaaccataaaaaaaaaaatctcacttGAATTCGACAGAAGCCCGGTAATATCAGCACACTTTTTTCATGAACATttgaatttacattttaaaaaattcacattttgtTGCTGTAATTCAAACTATTTGACTTTTTAGATTACCAGATGTGGTCATCATGTTTGGTGCAAGGCAGATACTTATGCTGGTTCAGAAACCATTGGCCATCCAAGTGTCTCCACAAAAAAAGCTGGATCAACTGATAAAGAACCATCTAGCATTAGCAATAGAAATAAGAGAAGCGAAATTCCCAAGATACAACTAATACATGAATTGCGACGGTCAAAAAGTGCAGAGACAATAACTATATTTACACACGAGAACCAACGAGCAAAAGAAGTTCAACCCTTATATTTTTCACCTGTTCAGCATCGCCAAGGCAATCAAAAACAATTCAGGAGCTGGGCAGCCTATAGACGCCACACCGATCCTTGGCTTAATGTTCTTGTTGAATTAGCACAATCACGTGTAAATTTAGCGAAAGAAAAATCTACTTTAAACTTAGAATgtgatgataaaaataaaaaattattaaagccTATCTTTGGCCGGCTTCAAGCTCCATCATTTCTTTGTTCACAAGCATCAGTTAGTAGTAATTCATCAATTGCAACAGTGATCAAcatgaaagaaaacaaactagagaGAGCACCCAAATTAAGCAACGTCTCAATATCTTTACCTTTGCCAAAAGTGTCCCGAAACTCCTTTGCAGCTTTGAACCGACAAGAAAAGCCAAGATCTGAGAATCTTGAGTCAATGAAGCGTGGTGATTCTGAGCCGAAACACTCACAGTGTAAGACACTATTGGAAAAATATAGAACAAAGGTCACTCTGTCATCTCAAGAGACTTCTAATGCATCCTCATCAGCTAATGAAGAGGAtgaaaattcaactgaaatgaTTGATGTGGTTGAACAGCTCCCAGTCGTGGAGGATATAagaaatagttcttttgatggAGAATCCTTGCCTCATGTCACTAGACATAGAGAAAGACGAAAAAGCCTCCTTCAGCTTAGAAAGACTTATTTAGCATATGAAACTGTTTTCAgcgatgaaaatgaagaaaatattcTACTCAACGCCAGTCAagaacatttttgttgataaaagTAGATAAGTTTGCATAAACTATGCAACCGACAATGGAACAACAATGATAATTATAAGTTATAATTATAATGTAATGATAATGATAATGCTATAATGATAATGAGATTAAACTAATGATAATGagattataataataatgatatcGATGAT is part of the Artemia franciscana chromosome 1, ASM3288406v1, whole genome shotgun sequence genome and harbors:
- the LOC136025156 gene encoding uncharacterized protein LOC136025156 isoform X1; translated protein: MIIQPKLSCVYFIVTTWIYPVFSFVENRMNTVNTADLIPQNIRISVITHQSIIVRWIMNFTTKEQRDKLLRFEVIIKPRDQGFKIVIPLSATRRSVRIESLSPNASYQISVIAIGTDRKRWKGASTLIRTAGYKLRNQRQWQNQFPVPVLPVPSGPDTLNETAEPLIEVHAEEVSIVLLVLGFWAASVLLFFNRWGKIRMLLPYQPVFKEQNSTNGTPLHSHGNQPILKQQQSTYRDSNISCAITRCGHHVWCKADTYAGSETIGHPSVSTKKAGSTDKEPSSISNRNKRSEIPKIQLIHELRRSKSAETITIFTHENQRAKEVQPLYFSPVQHRQGNQKQFRSWAAYRRHTDPWLNVLVELAQSRVNLAKEKSTLNLECDDKNKKLLKPIFGRLQAPSFLCSQASVSSNSSIATVINMKENKLERAPKLSNVSISLPLPKVSRNSFAALNRQEKPRSENLESMKRGDSEPKHSQCKTLLEKYRTKVTLSSQETSNASSSANEEDENSTEMIDVVEQLPVVEDIRNSSFDGESLPHVTRHRERRKSLLQLRKTYLAYETVFSDENEENILLNASQEHFC
- the LOC136025156 gene encoding uncharacterized protein LOC136025156 isoform X2, whose translation is MFKTEVNTADLIPQNIRISVITHQSIIVRWIMNFTTKEQRDKLLRFEVIIKPRDQGFKIVIPLSATRRSVRIESLSPNASYQISVIAIGTDRKRWKGASTLIRTAGYKLRNQRQWQNQFPVPVLPVPSGPDTLNETAEPLIEVHAEEVSIVLLVLGFWAASVLLFFNRWGKIRMLLPYQPVFKEQNSTNGTPLHSHGNQPILKQQQSTYRDSNISCAITRCGHHVWCKADTYAGSETIGHPSVSTKKAGSTDKEPSSISNRNKRSEIPKIQLIHELRRSKSAETITIFTHENQRAKEVQPLYFSPVQHRQGNQKQFRSWAAYRRHTDPWLNVLVELAQSRVNLAKEKSTLNLECDDKNKKLLKPIFGRLQAPSFLCSQASVSSNSSIATVINMKENKLERAPKLSNVSISLPLPKVSRNSFAALNRQEKPRSENLESMKRGDSEPKHSQCKTLLEKYRTKVTLSSQETSNASSSANEEDENSTEMIDVVEQLPVVEDIRNSSFDGESLPHVTRHRERRKSLLQLRKTYLAYETVFSDENEENILLNASQEHFC